Within the Candidatus Coatesbacteria bacterium genome, the region CCACGGCGGCCAGACCCACCACCAGGGAGCTGCCGCCGTAGCTGATGAAGGGCAGGGGCAGCCCCGTCGTCGGCAGCAGCGCCGTGACCACGCCGATGTTGATCAGGGCCTGCAGCCCCAGCCAGACCGTCACCCCGAGGGCGGTCAACCGGCTGAAGGGGTCGCGGGCCGCCTTGACGATCCGCAACCCGATGATCACCAGGGCCACGAACAGCCCCAGTACGGCCAGCCCGCCCAGCAGTCCCAGCTCCTCGCCGAGGATGCTGAAGATGAAATCGGTGTGCGCCTCGGGCAGGTAGAACAGCTTCTGCTGGCTGGCCCCCAGCCCCACGCCGCTCAGGCCGCCGGAGCCGATGGCCAGCAGGCTCTGGACGATCTGGTAGCCCGAGGCCTCGGCGTCGGCCCAGGGGTCGAGGAAGGCCGTCACCCGGGCCCAGCGGTAGGGCTCGAGATAGACGAGGACGACCACCAAGGGGATCAGCACGGCCAGGGTCAGCAGGAGGTGCTTGCCCGGTACCCCGGCGATCCAGAACAGCGCCAGGGCGGTGACGAACAGCAGCAGGGCCGTGGAGAGGTCGGGCTGCAACAGCAGCAGGGCGCAGGCCGCCAGCACCACCAGCAGGGGCGGTAGCAGGCCGCGCTTGAACTCGCCCAGGCGCTCCGTGGTCCGCGCCAGGCGCGAGGCCAGATAGAGCACCAGCAGCAGCTTGACGATCTCCGAGGGCTGGAAGCTGAACAGCCCCAGGGACAGCCAGCGCCGGGCCCCGGAGCTCTCGGCGCCGAAGTCCTGCAGCAGCACCAGCACCAGCAGGCCCATCCCCACCAGCAGGGCCGGCTTGGCCAGCTTGGCCAACCGCGCCGCCCCCAGGCGCCACAGCAGCAGCATCAGGGCCACGCCCGGCAGCAGTTTCCAGAGCTGACTCTTCAGGTAGTAGAGCGCATCCCCCCGGGCGGCGCCCAGCACCTGACCGGCGCTGCCGACCAGCAGCAGGCCGACCAGCACCAGGGCCGTGGTAACGATGAACAACTGGATGTCCGGGCGCTTGAGGTTCATGATCGTCCGGGGAGAGGGGTTGATGGTGGACCGCCGTGACTAGCGGTTGCGCCGACCCACCACGGGCAGATCGAAGCGCAGGGCCTCGTCGTTGCGGTCTTCGAAGGCGAACTCGCGGATGTTGAGCTCGAAGGTCAACTGATCCTCGCTCTCGACGGCGACATCATCGCCGGGACCGTTGTTGCTGCGGGTGTCGTGCAGGCTATCGTCGAACATGATAACAACCCTTCCTTCGTTACGGCGACGCTTAATCGCCGTGATTGCGTCTCAATCGTCGTCACCGGCGCACCGCGCTCAGCGCAGCTTGAGGGTGGCGATGGAGATCAGGGCGAACATGGCCGCCAGGATCCAGAAGCGGACGAAGACCCGGCTCTCGGGCCAGCCCTTGAGCTCGAAGTGGTGGTGCAGGGGCGACATCTTGAACAGGCGCTTGCCCCCGCCGTCGGGACCCTTGCCCTTGGTCAGTTTGTAGTAGCCGACCTGGAGAATGACCGACAGGCCCTCGAGGACGAAAACCCCGCCGACGATCAGCAGTAAAAGCTCCTGCTTGCAGAAGATGGCCACGGCGCCGACCGCCCCGCCGAGGGCCAGGGAGCCGGTGTCGCCCATGAAGATCTCGGCGGGATGGGCGTTGTACCAGAGGAAACCCAGGGCCGCCCCGACCAGGGCGGTGACGAAGATGGTCAACTCGCCGATGTCGGAGAGGAAGGTCACCTCGAGGTAGTTGGCAAAGACGGCGTGACCGGCGATATAGACGAAGATGACGTAGGCCAGGCCGGCGAACAGCGTCGAGCCGATGGCCAGGCCGTCCAGGCCGTCGGTCAGGTTGACGGCGTTGGAGGCGGCGATGATCACCAGGGCGACGAAGGGGATGTAGCCCCAGCCCAGATCGAGTTGGACGTCTTTGAAGAAGGGCACGGTCAGGATCGTCGAGTGGGCCGGATCCAGGGGCCAGAAGTAGAGGATGCAGCCCACGCCGAGACCGAGGAGGGCCTGGCCGATCAGCTTGTAGCGCGCCACCAGCCCCAGGGGCTGGTTCTTGACGTTCTTGAGGTAGTCATCGAGGAAGCCCAGCAGGGCCAAGCCGATGGTCACCGCCAGGGCCATCAGCACGTAGCGGTTGGTCAGGTCGGCGAACAGCAGGGTGGGCACCACCAGGGCCAGCAGGATGATCACCCCGCCCATGGTGGGCGTCTTCTCCTTGGCCTTGTGGTGCTGCGGGCCGTCCTCCCGGGTCTGCTCGGTGAACTGCTTCTTGCGCAGCCAGCGGATCAGCGGGCGGGCGAAGATGAAGGTCAGCAGGACCGCGGTGATCGCCGCCGCCCCGGCGCGGAAGGTGATGTAGTTGAACAGGCGCAGGAAGCCGATCTCGTCGGACAACGGCGCCAGCAAATGGTAGAGCATCATTCCCCCGCGGATGGCGGTCAGATCTCGGGCAGTTCCTCGAGCAGGCGGTCGAGTTCCAGGGCGTTGGAGGCTTTGGCCAGCAGAACGTCGCCGGGGCGCAGCACCTCGAGCAGGCGCTTGCGGGCCTCCACGCGATCCCGCGCCCGGTAGACCCGGCTCATCCCGGCCTCCCGGGCCCCGGCGGCCGTCTCGGCGGCCAGACCGCCGACGGCGATCAGGACGTCGATCCCCAGCCGGGCCACCAGGGCGCCGACCTCGTGATGCAGCTCTTCGGCGGCGGGACCGAGTTCGAGCATGTCCCCGAGAACGGCGACGCGGCGCTGGCCGGGCAGGGCGGCCAGGGTGCGCAGGGCGGCCTCCATGCTCAGGGGGTTGGCGTTGTAGGCGTCCTGCAGCACGACGAGGGAGCCGTGGTTGACCACGTCGCCGCGCTGCCGCGTCAGCCGGGCGGCGTTGAGGCTGCGGGCCGCCCGCTCCAGGGGCACGCCGCAGAGCAGGGCCGCCGCGGCGGCGCGCAGGGCCGAGAGGGCCTGGTGATGACCGGGTCGGGGCAGATCGATCCGCGCCCGGGCCTTGACGAAGCCCAGCTCCGCCGGGGGCTCCCAGACCAGATCGAAGCGCAGCCCCTCCGGGGTTTCATGAAGCTCCTCGGCGCGGCAGTCCCCGCGCTCCAGGCCGAAGGTGATCACCCGGCAGCGGGCGAAGCCACGCAGGAAGTCGTAGTGTTCGTCCTCGACGGGCAGGACGGCGAAGCCCGTCGGCGGCAGCTCCTCGAGCAGCTCGGCCTTGGCGCGGGCGATGCCGCGGACGCTGTCGAAGAACTCGAGGTGCGAAGGGCCGACGGCGGTGACGACGCCGATCTGCGGCCGGGCCGCCCGGGCCAGCTCCCGGATCTCCCCCGCCCACTGCATCCCCAGTTCGAGGACGGCGAAGCGGTGCTCCGGGGTCAGCCGGGCCAGGGTCAAGGGCACGCCGACCTCGGTATTGAGGTTGCCGGCGGTGACCAGGCTGGGGGCGTAATCGGCCATGATCCGGCCCAGATAGTCCTTGGTCGAGGTCTTGCCGACCGAACCGGTGATCCCGACGACGCGGAGCTCGGGGAAGCGCCCGCGGAAGCCGGCGGCGATCCGCAGCAGGGCCCGGCGGACATCGTCGACGACGAGCTGGGGCAGACCGGACAGGGCGCGCGGCCGGGAGACCAGCGCCGCCACGGTCCCCGCGGGCAGGCGGTCGAGGAAATCGTGGCCGTCGACGCGGCTGCCGGTCAGGGCGCAGAAAACGTCACCGCTCTCGACGACGCGGGAATCCGCCGCCAGGCCGCCCACGGCGGACCGGCGTAGCTCCTCGGCTGCGTCTAGCGCGAAGGACGCCCCGGCCCAGTCGGCCAGCCCGCCCAGGGTCAGGGGGCTGCCGAGATCGGCGCGCAGACGGTTCAGCTGGCGGCTCATCGATCCTCCAGGCGCACGATCAGTTTGTCCTCGTCGCGCTCGACGGCGCTTACCGTTCCGCAGCCGTGGAACTCGGCCCGCAGACCGGCCGCCGAGATCAGGGCCGCCGCCCGGCGAGCGTCCAGGCCGAGGAGTTCGAGCTCGTCGTCGACGGGGGCGCTGCGGCGCAGCAGGTCCGGAGTGTCGGCGCGCACCACCCGGGCGCTCAGGGCGCCGGGCGCCGGAACGCCCTCCAGGGCCAGCACCTGACGGACGATGCGGGCGAAGGCCGGACCGCAGGTCGGACCGCCGCCGTAGATCGGCCGGGGCTCGTCGAGGACCACCAACAGAACCAGGCGGGGATCGGCGGCCGGGGCGAAACCGACAAAGCTGGCGATGTAACGGTTGCCGTCCAGATAACCACCGGGTCCGATCTTCTGCGCCGTACCCGTCTTGCCGCCGACCCGATAGCCCGAGCCGCCGGCGTCGACGGCCAAACCGCGCTCGACGGTCTCCACCAGGATCTCGCGCAGTTCGGCGGCGGTCTCCGCGGAGATCACCCGGCCGCGCGGTTCGCTCGGATTATCGGCGACGGGGCGGCCGCGCTCCTCGAAGCGCTCCACCAGGCGCGGGCGGACCAGGCTGCCGCCGTTGGCCAGGGCGGCGTAGCCCACGGCCAACTGCAAAGGAGTGACGGCGATACCCTGACCGAAGCTGGCGCAGGCGGTGTCCAGGGGGTACCAGCGCTCGGCGTCGCGCAGGATGCCGCCGGCCTCGCCGACGGCCTCGAGGCCGCTGGGCTCGCCGAAGCCGAAGGCGCGCAGGTAGTCGTGCAGGCGCTCCCGCCCCAGCAGGCGGCCGATCTGCAGCACGCCGACGTTGCTGGAGCGCTCGATGATCCCGCTGACGGTGAGCCGGGAAGCGTGGGGCAGGCTGTCGCGGATGCGCCGCCCGGTCACCAGGGTCGCCTGGGGGGTGTCGAAGACGGTTTCCGCCTCGACCAGGCCCTCCTCGAGGGCGGCGGCGACGGTGAAAGCCTTCATCGTGCTGCCCGGCTCGTAGACGTCGGTGACGGCGCGGTTGCGCCGCACCTCGGCCGGGTAGGCGGCGAAATCGTTGGGATCGTAGTCCGGGTAGTTGGCCAGGGCCAGCAGGGAGCCGTCGGCGGGGTCGAGCATGACGGCCATCCCGCCGCGGGCGTTGCCGCGCTCGACGGCGGCGGCCAGCTCACGCTCGACGATGTGCTGATAGCGGGCGTCGATGGTCAGGAAGATATCCCGGCCGCGCTCGGGCTCCTCCAGGGTCTCCTCGAGGGGGTAGAGGGGGCGGCCGGCGGCGTCGGTGACCTTGAGCACCCAGCCCGGCTCGCCGATGAGTTCGTCGTCATAGAGCAGTTCCAAGCCCTCGAGCCCCCGGTGGTCGACACCGACGAAACCCAGCAGGTGGGCGGCGGTGCGTCCCAGGGGATAGATGCGCGCCGGTTCGTCGCGCAGATGGACACCGGGCAGCGCGGCCTCGCGCAGCTCGGCGGCCTCGCTCTCGCTGAGTCCCCGGGAGAGCCAAACGAAATAGCCGCTGCGGTGGACCAGCTCGTAGACCTTGGTACGCGGCAGCCCGAGGATACGGGTCAGTTCATCGATGACGTAGTCGCGACGCTCCTCGGGCACCTCGGCCGGCGAGAGGAAGGCCGTCGGTATTTCGCGGTCCGCGGCCAGGACGACGCCGTTGCGGTCGTAGATGGTGCCGCGCAGCCCGGGCAGGGGCTCCCGGCTGACCTGCTGGCTGTGGGCCTGCTCGCCCAGTTCGGCGCCGCGGATGACCTGGAGCTGGATCAGCCGTCCGGCGATGATCAGGGCGAAGACACCCAGGATCACCGTCAGCCAGACCAGGCGGCGGCTGCCGGTTTGGCGGCGTTGCTGTCGCAGATCCTCGCGCACGGGCATCCTCTGATTATCAGTAGACGGTGACGGTCTCGATCGTCTCGGGCACCTCGAGCTCGAGGCGCGCCGCGGCCAGGGATTCCAGGTTCTCCGGTGAGACGGCCAAGCGCCATTTCTCACCCCAGCGCCGGGCCAGTTCCTCTTCCTCGACGACCTCGCGGCGCAGGCCGTCGATCTCGGTCCGCAGGCTGTAGGCCCGGCTGTTGAGCACCAGATGCAGGGCGCCCAGGGCGGCGGCGCCCAGGATCAGCAGAAACCAGAAACGGTAGCCCCGCTTAGCCATCGTCCTCCTCCAGCCGCTCGGCGGCGCGCAACTTGGCCGAACGAGCCCGCGGGTTGTCGGCGAGCTCTTCCTCCGTCGGCGTCAGCGGGCGCCTGGTCAGCAAGCGGAGTTGCCGGCGGGGCTCGCAGCGGCAGACCGGGGTTCCGGGCGGACAGATGCAATGTCCGCTGCGATGCTTGAAAAAACGCTTGACGAGGCGATCCTCGCCGGAGTGATAGCTGATGAAAACCAGGCGACCGCCGGGCTCGAGCAGCTCCAGGGCGCTGTTCAATCCGTGTTCGAGCTGGACCAGCTCGTCGTTGACGGCGATGCGCAGGGCCTGGAAGGTCCGGGTGGCCGGATCGAGCCGGCCCGAGGGTCCAACGGCCCGACGGACGACCTCGGCCAGGGCCCGGGTGTCGGCGAAGGGTCGCTCGTTCACTATGGCCGTCGCCGCCCGACGCCAGCGCCGCTCGCCGCCGTAATCGCGCAGCAGCCGTCCCAGGGTCTCCTCGTCGAGTCCGTCGATCAGCTCGGTCGCCGTCGGTCCGGAGACGGGGTCCATCCGCATGTCCAGCGGACCGTCGAGGCGGAAGCTGAAGCCCCGAGCGGCATCGCTGAGCTGCTCCGAGGAGACGCCGAGGTCGAACAGCAGGCCGTCGAAGCGTTCGGCCAATTCGCCCAACTGGGCGAAGGAAAGCTTCAAAATCCGCAGGCGGTCACCGAAGGCGTCGGCCGATTCGCGGCGCACCCGCCGCAGCGCCTCGGGGTCGCGGTCGCAACCCAACACCCCCGCCTCGGGATAGCGGCTCAGCAGGGCCCGGCTGTGACCGCCCCGACCCAGGGTGGCGTCGAGGTAGGAGCCCGCCGGATCGACGACCCAGTGCTCCAGGACCTCCTCGACCATCACCGGCTGGTGTCGCTCCACCTGAACTCCCCGGGGGAAAGGGTGGGGTTTCAACTCAGAATTCCAACTCGCCGAGGGTTTCAGCGGCGTCCTCGTAATCGGCGTCGGCGGCGTAATCCTCCCAGGCGGCCTTGTCCCAGATCTCAATCCGGCGGCCGACGCCGACGACGATCACCTCTCGCTTGAGCTCGGCCCAGGCCCGCAGGTGTTGGGGGATACCGACGCGGCCCTGCTTGTCCAGGGTGACCTCGACGGCGCCGGCGAACAGCAGGCGGGCGAAGCGCCGGGCGGCGCGCTGATTGGCGGCCAGCGACTGCACCCGGCCGGCCACCTCGCGCCAGGTCTCGACGGGGTACAGGAACAAACAGCCGTCCAGCCCCTGAGCCAGAACCCAGTCGACGGTCCCGTCGTCACCGTTGCGCAGACGGGCGGGGATCGCCAGGCGACCCTTCTCGTCCAGGTTGTATTCGTAGCGGCCCAGAAACACGACTAATCCTCGTTCAAGTGACTGACTGCCAATGGCGGGGCCCTGGGGGGCCCAAAGCCTAAGCTGTAATCCAGCAGCTACTTAGCCCATAGCAACCAGCTTTTTTTAATGCTCCACCACTTTTTAATGCTCGCCCACTTGTAATGCTCCCCCACTTGTAATGCTCCCCCACTTGTAATGCTCGCCCACTTTTTAATGCTCGCCCACTTTTTAATGCTCGCCCATTTTTTTAATGCCCCCCCACTTTTCCCCACCTTTCACCACGGCATTATAGTAACCGGCCTGGAGCGACGTGTCAATAGCTCGTAGTAACTTTTTTACAAAAAAATAGTTAGCGCTATCATCATCTGTAAGACACAGGAAACCGAAGAACCGACGGTTTCGTTAAAGAACCCAATGTTAATGAATCTTAACTACATGAAATATTAGCTTTTATACCCATCTTGCCTCGTGGTGCAAGCAGGTGGGGAGAAACAGACGCGCGACCGTGCGCCGCTCGCGCACCGAGCGATGCCAATATCAGATACGCGCAACTAGCCGCGGGCCGGACAATCGCCAAGGCAGCTCTGAAAAAACGCCCGGCACACCGCGACAAGCCAAGAACCTCCGCGCCGGAACTGGCACGGTTTTTGCGGAGGTGGACCGTTATACTTCTTCGTAACGGTCACCGAGATGCAAAAACCGTGCCAGTTCCGGCGCCGCAGGGTTCACCGGCGCGCCGATCGACAGCGGCTGTTTTCAGAGCTGCGGGGGATTAGAACGAGGACCGCCGGAGCGGTCCTCGCGAGGGAATCATGGACGGCGGGTGTCTTACTGAGCGACGTCGAATTCGTCGTCGAAGGCGGCGCCTTTTTCCTCGTCCATGGCGTAAATCTTCTCGCTGACGGACTGCAGGCGGGTCATGTCTTCTTCGAGCGTCTCGAACTCGGTCATGACGGTTTCGGCGTCGGTTCCCATCTCCTCATAGAGGGTCAGGGCCTTGTCGGAGTCGGGATCGTCGGGGTAGACACCGACGAAGATGGCGGCCAGCTCGTCGTCGCTGAGACCTTCACCTTCCATGCTGGCAGTGACCTCTCCCATGGCCTCGGCGGCCTCGCCGGCGGCGGCTTCCATCTCTTCGGCCATTTCCTCGAGGGCGGCTTCGGTCTCATCGAGGGCTTGCTCTTCTTCACTCTCACAAGCAACGAAGAACAGGCCGAGGGCGGCGATCAGGGTCAGGGCGATAATCGTGCGCATCTTTTGGGCCTCCTTTGGGGGGTTGACGCTGGATTGTTGCTCCAGCGAAACGGGTGCAGCATGCTGCAAGGTTCACACTGCAAGGTACACAAAGGAGTATTGTACAATATCAGGCGCCGGATTTGTGAGCGTTCAGGTGTCGGTGCGGCCGGTTAGTTGAGAGGCTCTGGTCATCGGAGCGCCCCGTCGGACGCTCACTGGGTGAAGGGCAGATCCTCGAGGTGCTCGGTGGTCTGTTCGAGGATCGCCTCGATCTGCCGGGCGATGTCGCCGGTAAAGTCCTCGAGGTCCGCGCCGAACCGGGGAAGGTCGGTCTCGCTCTCACCTTCGAGCTCATCGAACAGGTTGGCGGTGGCCAGGCTGATGACGTAGCCGTTGTAGGTCAGGTTGGCGGAGAGGTCCTCGGCGATCTCGGCGGCGATGGGCTGGTAGCGGGCGCCGTCGTCGAGGAGCTCCCGCGTGTAGGCGTCGAACTCGGCGGCCGAGGTGCCGTACTCGGCCAGGGTCTCGTCCCAGGCCGCAGTAGAGTCGCCGCTCCAATCCTCGTAGGTCTCCAGCCAGATCTCGGCGTAGGTCTCGTCGTTGAGCTCCGTAATGGCCGTCTCGTTCTGCATGACGAGGAAGAAGACCAGGCCGCCGGAGAGCAGCGTCAGCAAACCGGCGATGAGGGCCAGGCGCGCCGGCTTCGACGGGGAAGACCGTGAACGCCGTGTATCCGTCGGCGCCGGACCGTAGCTGATCCCGTCGTCGTCGGCGTAGGGTTGTTCCACATCCAGACGCTCGTAGTGGCGCCGCGAAGCCCCGCAGGCCGGGCAGCGCCCGTTGAGCGGCCGGTCGAATTCGGCGCCGCAGTTGTTGCAGAAATGCATCCTTGTCCCCGTGAAAGAGAATATCGAAGGGCCGGGCGGTCAGACTACTGATTGTAATCCAGACCCGTGGTGCTGTAAACGCCCGGTGCATCCTACCGACCGGGCTGTTCGCCGCGGAGTGTAAAAGGCGGAGCCGTGTTGTCGGCTCCGCCCACCGGTTTGTCAACCGGACGCTACATGAAGATTTCGTCGAAGGCCGCGCCCTTCTCCTCGTCCAGGGAGTGGATCTTCTCGCTGACGGACTTGACCCGTTCCGGGTCTTCCTCGAGGGCCTCGAAGGCCTCTTCGACGGTTTCATCGTCGGTTTCATACTTCTCGAGGACTTCGGCCGGCACCTCTTCCTCGGGGTAGGCGGCGACGAAGATCTCGGCCAGTTCCTTGTCGGTCAGACCGCCCAGGCCGGCCAGGCTCTCATCGATGCCCTCGGCCATGCCTTCCATACCTTCGACCATACCGCCGAAGAGGTCGCC harbors:
- the ftsW gene encoding putative lipid II flippase FtsW, which produces MNLKRPDIQLFIVTTALVLVGLLLVGSAGQVLGAARGDALYYLKSQLWKLLPGVALMLLLWRLGAARLAKLAKPALLVGMGLLVLVLLQDFGAESSGARRWLSLGLFSFQPSEIVKLLLVLYLASRLARTTERLGEFKRGLLPPLLVVLAACALLLLQPDLSTALLLFVTALALFWIAGVPGKHLLLTLAVLIPLVVVLVYLEPYRWARVTAFLDPWADAEASGYQIVQSLLAIGSGGLSGVGLGASQQKLFYLPEAHTDFIFSILGEELGLLGGLAVLGLFVALVIIGLRIVKAARDPFSRLTALGVTVWLGLQALINIGVVTALLPTTGLPLPFISYGGSSLVVGLAAVGLLAGVARENLAGAPSKVGEPLPESRVRREPVASPAYSSRVERRSFERPRPRRSGGGRRGFGHSYNRPYGEIYARADRRRRWR
- a CDS encoding phospho-N-acetylmuramoyl-pentapeptide-transferase, yielding MLYHLLAPLSDEIGFLRLFNYITFRAGAAAITAVLLTFIFARPLIRWLRKKQFTEQTREDGPQHHKAKEKTPTMGGVIILLALVVPTLLFADLTNRYVLMALAVTIGLALLGFLDDYLKNVKNQPLGLVARYKLIGQALLGLGVGCILYFWPLDPAHSTILTVPFFKDVQLDLGWGYIPFVALVIIAASNAVNLTDGLDGLAIGSTLFAGLAYVIFVYIAGHAVFANYLEVTFLSDIGELTIFVTALVGAALGFLWYNAHPAEIFMGDTGSLALGGAVGAVAIFCKQELLLLIVGGVFVLEGLSVILQVGYYKLTKGKGPDGGGKRLFKMSPLHHHFELKGWPESRVFVRFWILAAMFALISIATLKLR
- the murF gene encoding UDP-N-acetylmuramoyl-tripeptide--D-alanyl-D-alanine ligase, with the translated sequence MSRQLNRLRADLGSPLTLGGLADWAGASFALDAAEELRRSAVGGLAADSRVVESGDVFCALTGSRVDGHDFLDRLPAGTVAALVSRPRALSGLPQLVVDDVRRALLRIAAGFRGRFPELRVVGITGSVGKTSTKDYLGRIMADYAPSLVTAGNLNTEVGVPLTLARLTPEHRFAVLELGMQWAGEIRELARAARPQIGVVTAVGPSHLEFFDSVRGIARAKAELLEELPPTGFAVLPVEDEHYDFLRGFARCRVITFGLERGDCRAEELHETPEGLRFDLVWEPPAELGFVKARARIDLPRPGHHQALSALRAAAAALLCGVPLERAARSLNAARLTRQRGDVVNHGSLVVLQDAYNANPLSMEAALRTLAALPGQRRVAVLGDMLELGPAAEELHHEVGALVARLGIDVLIAVGGLAAETAAGAREAGMSRVYRARDRVEARKRLLEVLRPGDVLLAKASNALELDRLLEELPEI
- a CDS encoding penicillin-binding protein, which codes for MPVREDLRQQRRQTGSRRLVWLTVILGVFALIIAGRLIQLQVIRGAELGEQAHSQQVSREPLPGLRGTIYDRNGVVLAADREIPTAFLSPAEVPEERRDYVIDELTRILGLPRTKVYELVHRSGYFVWLSRGLSESEAAELREAALPGVHLRDEPARIYPLGRTAAHLLGFVGVDHRGLEGLELLYDDELIGEPGWVLKVTDAAGRPLYPLEETLEEPERGRDIFLTIDARYQHIVERELAAAVERGNARGGMAVMLDPADGSLLALANYPDYDPNDFAAYPAEVRRNRAVTDVYEPGSTMKAFTVAAALEEGLVEAETVFDTPQATLVTGRRIRDSLPHASRLTVSGIIERSSNVGVLQIGRLLGRERLHDYLRAFGFGEPSGLEAVGEAGGILRDAERWYPLDTACASFGQGIAVTPLQLAVGYAALANGGSLVRPRLVERFEERGRPVADNPSEPRGRVISAETAAELREILVETVERGLAVDAGGSGYRVGGKTGTAQKIGPGGYLDGNRYIASFVGFAPAADPRLVLLVVLDEPRPIYGGGPTCGPAFARIVRQVLALEGVPAPGALSARVVRADTPDLLRRSAPVDDELELLGLDARRAAALISAAGLRAEFHGCGTVSAVERDEDKLIVRLEDR
- the rsmH gene encoding 16S rRNA (cytosine(1402)-N(4))-methyltransferase RsmH produces the protein MVEEVLEHWVVDPAGSYLDATLGRGGHSRALLSRYPEAGVLGCDRDPEALRRVRRESADAFGDRLRILKLSFAQLGELAERFDGLLFDLGVSSEQLSDAARGFSFRLDGPLDMRMDPVSGPTATELIDGLDEETLGRLLRDYGGERRWRRAATAIVNERPFADTRALAEVVRRAVGPSGRLDPATRTFQALRIAVNDELVQLEHGLNSALELLEPGGRLVFISYHSGEDRLVKRFFKHRSGHCICPPGTPVCRCEPRRQLRLLTRRPLTPTEEELADNPRARSAKLRAAERLEEDDG
- the mraZ gene encoding division/cell wall cluster transcriptional repressor MraZ, coding for MGSQSLERGLVVFLGRYEYNLDEKGRLAIPARLRNGDDGTVDWVLAQGLDGCLFLYPVETWREVAGRVQSLAANQRAARRFARLLFAGAVEVTLDKQGRVGIPQHLRAWAELKREVIVVGVGRRIEIWDKAAWEDYAADADYEDAAETLGELEF